The Argentina anserina chromosome 3, drPotAnse1.1, whole genome shotgun sequence genome includes a region encoding these proteins:
- the LOC126789481 gene encoding calcium-transporting ATPase 12, plasma membrane-type-like, with protein sequence MESDHLTIHFFFRLDHIRASFSFDPGQGWICTKVATAFMTDITSPRHQFDLESQHRVLLITSSTNVPPRDHWRWIYVILQVRKLLISSRANKPTNNGPQRQPPQLPSDIIPYTIIGTSTSTTGDAQDADLQLTSVTTEILPASPQVSGDVHLIGEDDGSTAATDAKLQRANISKIVAEKDLESLQKFGGVQGIADALASDVQNGISGDEEDVSSRHTVGALFTTKAPVQCFFKLLLQSSNNYIIFLLSVAAVLSIGFGMKEEGPSTGWYEGGIIVFVIIILVVAPSIRDLWLQTQESHAMRQTSGDINLVVDVIRGRSSHEVPIYDVFPGDIVCLKRGSTIPGDGLFVSGKFLVLDDGKVATIDDKKPFLFCGSKVVVGNGRMLVTSVGRNTSWGELMNRVANTPNQAHLPAQLDKVSTGTQIIGISISILILVVLFTRFMIERENNHSGLPDLRGKPTASKEIMSLIEKIVMKPSGRISILTTSLAIFLVGVVEGIPFFVTLAIRYWNKKTLSGKATAQGTLACVTMGSITTICTDKTGVLTLNTLKVGECYIGEEEIKTDYVTGIDTNVREALCNGICTPILTPSPQCNSTEDPLCCCADFNLGMQYEIMRQNCTIIETKGLSTNEEGSGVLLRRKNSSDNDGDMCLHWKGPAPTILAMCSHYHDNKGETKVMDEQRLLVFNQIIEGMQSKYLKTIAFAYRQTQVQMLEENSLILIALLGVRYSCCTGIVEACQEAGVNIILVSEDDVSDLKDIASECGILLNPNRLVVESESFRNSTQVNRMDMADKICLMGNSTPSDRLLLVQCLKEQGHVVAMVGVGTNDAPTLKEADVGIAIGAWSNGVARESSDIIIWDKNVSFLVSIIGCGRCIYSNIQKYIQLELTMNIAWLLITSTTTMCLGQSAIAAIQLIWANMVVTLLGGLALLMEPPTEELMKRPPVKRTESLISKPMWRNIISQALYQTAILVSFLYKGPAIPGISKKVSESIVFNGFVLCQVFNQVNSRELEKKNIFRGIFSNVWFWVALGAILMLQVGFVEIAHIVVGNARLNWAEWGICLLIGIVSWAIDLVVKCATSFILSSASICRTTAPTNVSESTSNLELPLIHGNST encoded by the exons ATGGAATCCGACCATTTAactatacattttttttttagattagACCATATACGTGCAAGCTTTAGCTTCGATCCGGGTCAAGGTTGGATTTGCACCAAAGTTGCAACAGCATTTATGACAGACATCACAAGCCCTAGGCACCAGTTCGACCTCGAGTCTCAGCATAGAGTGTTGCTGATAACCAGTAGTACTAACGTCCCACCAAGAGACCACTGGCGTTGGATTTATGTGATTCTCCAAGTGCGCAAACTCCTCATCTCATCCAGAGCAAACAAACCTACAAACAACGGGCCTCAACGACAACCTCCCCAGCTCCCATCAGATATAATCCCTTATACTATTATCGGCACCAGCACTAGTACTACTGGTGATGCACAAGATGCG GACTTGCAACTGACATCAGTAACTACAGAAATCTTACCTGCCTCGCCTCAAGTTTCTGGGGATGTCCATCTGATTGGGGAGGATGATGGTAGTACTGCTGCTACTGATGCAAAACTCCAGCGTGCAAATATTTCCAAGATAGTCGCGGAGAAAGACCTTGAGTCCTTACAAAAGTTTGGAGGCGTCCAAGGAATTGCAGATGCACTCGCTAGCGATGTACAGAATGGAATCTCAGGGGATGAAGAAGATGTGAGTTCTCGACACACAGTTGGTGCACTCTTCACCACAAAGGCTCCTGTTCAATGCTTCTTCAAACTGCTCCTACAGTCCAGCAACAACTACATCATTTTCCTTCTCTCGGTGGCTGCAGTGCTGTCAATAGGCTTTGGTATGAAGGAGGAAGGCCCAAGCACCGGTTGGTATGAAGGGGGCATCATAGTGTTTGTCATCATCATACTTGTTGTTGCACCGTCCATACGCGACTTGTGGCTTCAAACTCAGGAGAGCCATGCTATGAGACAAACTTCGGGGGATATTAATTTAGTGGTTGATGTCATCAGAGGAAGATCCTCACATGAAGTACCAATATATGATGTTTTTCCAGGTGACATAGTGTGCTTGAAACGGGGATCTACAATTCCCGGTGATGGTTTGTTCGTTTCTGGTAAATTCTTGGTCTTGGATGATGGTAAAGTGGCAACTATTGATGACAAGAAACCATTCTTGTTCTGCGGTTCAAAGGTGGTTGTTGGAAATGGTCGTATGCTTGTAACATCTGTAGGCAGAAACACATCCTGGGGTGAGCTGATGAACAGAGTAGCCAATACTCCTAACCAAGCTCATTTACCGGCTCAGCTTGATAAGGTCAGCACAGGCACACAGATCATAGGGATCTCAATCTCTATTCTCATCCTTGTAGTCTTATTCACCCGTTTCATGATTGAAAGGGAAAACAATCACTCTGGCCTCCCAGACCTTAGGGGGAAACCAACTGCAAGCAAGGAAATAATGAGTTTAATTGAGAAAATTGTGATGAAACCAAGTGGTCGGATCAGTATCCTTACGACATCTCTGGCTATATTCCTCGTAGGAGTTGTAGAAGGAATACCTTTTTTTGTTACACTTGCTATAAGGTATTGGAATAAGAAGACATTATCAGGAAAGGCCACTGCTCAAGGGACTTTGGCGTGTGTCACCATGGGCTCTATCACAACTATTTGCACTGACAAAACAGGCGTGCTGACCTTGAACACTCTGAAAGTGGGCGAGTGCTACATTGgggaagaagaaataaaaactGATTATGTCACTGGAATAGACACAAATGTTCGTGAAGCTTTGTGCAATGGAATTTGCACACCAATTCTGACACCAAGCCCTCAGTGCAACTCAACAGAGGACCCGCTCTGTTGCTGTGCTGATTTCAATTTGGGAATGCAATATGAGATTATGAGGCAAAACTGCACAATTATTGAGACTAAAGGATTGAGCACTAATGAGGAAGGTAGTGGAGTACTACTGAGGAGAAAAAACAGCAGTGACAATGATGGAGATATGTGCTTGCATTGGAAAGGACCTGCACCAACAATATTAGCCATGTGTTCGCACTACCATGACAACAAAGGGGAAACAAAGGTCATGGATGAACAAAGACTATTGGTTTTTAACCAAATTATAGAGGGTATGCAGTCCAAATATCTCAAGACCATTGCATTTGCTTACAGGCAGACTCAGGTTCAGATGCTAGAAGAAAACAGCTTAATCTTAATAGCACTGCTAGGTGTGAGGTATTCATGCTGCACAGGTATAGTGGAAGCTTGTCAAGAAGCAGGAGTCAACATCATATTGGTCTCAGAAGATGATGTTTCAGACCTGAAAGACATAGCTAGCGAGTGTGGGATACTTTTGAACCCAAACAGATTGGTAGTTGAAAGTGAAAGTTTTCGGAATAGTACCCAAGTAAACAGGATGGACATGGCAGATAAAATATGTTTGATGGGGAACTCCACTCCTTCTGACAGGCTTCTTTTGGTGCAATGTCTGAAAGAACAAGGCCATGTCGTAGCAATGGTTGGAGTTGGAACAAATGATGCTCCAACTCTGAAAGAAGCTGATGTGGGCATTGCAATTGGGGCTTGGAGTAATGGAGTGGCAAGAGAGAGTTCAGACATCATCATCTGGGATAAAAATGTCAGTTTCTTGGTCAGCATTATTGGGTGTGGAAGATGCATATACTCCAACATTCAGAAGTACATTCAACTTGAGCTCACCATGAACATAGCATGGTTGTTGATAACATCCACAACCACAATGTGTTTAGGACAAAGTGCAATTGCAGCCATACAGTTGATCTGGGCAAACATGGTTGTCACTCTTCTAGGTGGGCTTGCTCTGTTGATGGAGCCTCCAACAGAGGAACTAATGAAAAGACCACCAGTCAAGCGAACTGAATCTCTCATTAGCAAGCCAATGTGGAGAAACATAATCAGTCAAGCTTTATATCAGACTGCCATCTTGGTCAGCTTTCTCTACAAAGGACCAGCTATACCAGGCATCAGCAAGAAGGTAAGTGAGTCCATTGTTTTCAACGGTTTTGTCCTGTGTCAAGTGTTCAACCAAGTGAATTCAAGGGAACTCGAGAAGAAAAACATATTTAGGGGCATTTTTAGCAATGTGTGGTTTTGGGTGGCTCTGGGTGCCATTCTTATGCTACAGGTGGGTTTTGTAGAGATTGCACACATTGTTGTTGGCAATGCAAGGTTGAATTGGGCAGAGTGGGGTATCTGTCTTCTAATTGGGATAGTTTCATGGGCAATTGATTTAGTTGTCAAGTGTGCAACCAGTTTCATACTTAGCTCAGCATCCATTTGCAGGACTACGGCACCCACCAATGTCTCAGAATCGACTTCTAATCTAGAGCTCCCACTCATTCATGGAAATTCCACATGA
- the LOC126789485 gene encoding uncharacterized protein LOC126789485 encodes MNTDITASTTPEYPVLDRNPPFTRVVGNFSTLDYFRFATITGVSVTVGYLSGIKPGIRGPSMVTGGLIGVMGGFMYAYQNSAGRIMGFFPNDNEVAHYKK; translated from the exons atgaaCACCGACATCACAGCGTCGACGACGCCTGAGTACCCGGTCTTAGATCGGAACCCTCCCTTCACCAGAGTCGTCGGCAACTTCAGCACCCTCGACTATTTCCGATTCGCCACCATCACCGGCGTCTCCGTCACCGTCGGCTACCTCTCCG GGATTAAGCCAGGGATTAGAGGGCCGTCTATGGTGACCGGAGGTCTGATCGGAGTGATGGGAGGCTTCATGTACGCTTACCAAAACTCGGCGGGTCGCATTATGGGCTTCTTCCCCAACGACAATGAGGTAGCCCATTACAAGAAATGA
- the LOC126789483 gene encoding scarecrow-like protein 13, whose amino-acid sequence MQTSQQHRSTAIHMLHHQPMKEIESYSSPHFLILENSVCPDIGNQGENVSFQTFKEEYFTLESTPMNDSFIACDSPSAVSGLSSRSPFSPQGSHSYSSDHHHFSDTTSRSPVSGCSGVDDGNDLKYKLRELEVSLLGPESDIVDSHYCCYKSDVARWNEKEISEMIPKLNLKNVLIFCAHAISEEDMYKAANWMAVLGQMVSVSGDPMQRLGAYMLEGLRARLERSGSMIYKTLKCEVPTSEELMTYMSILYKICPYWKFAYLSSNVIMRQALQNEPRVHIIDFQIAQGSQYIPLIQDLACQPGGPPVIRITGVDDSQSNHARGGGLHIVAKRLSEEAAKYNVPFEFNAAAMSGCEVELENLRIQPGETIAVTFPYVLHHMPDESVSTENHRDRLLRLVRSLKPKVMTLVEQESNTNTSSFYSRFVESVDYYTAMFESIDAGCPRDNKQRINAEMHCVARDIVNMIACEDAERVERHELLGKWRARLMMDGFTPCPFGPSGIGEIRKLLNDYNENYRVEEIDSALYLGWKKRALVTSSAWRCAY is encoded by the coding sequence ATGCAAACATCTCAACAACACCGAAGTACAGCTATCCACATGCTGCATCACCAGCCTATGAAGGAGATTGAGTCCTATTCCTCACCGCATTTCCTAATTTTAGAGAACAGTGTATGCCCAGATATCGGCAACCAAGGGGAAAATGTTTCTTTTCAGACGTTCAAGGAAGAGTACTTTACCTTGGAATCAACCCCCATGAATGATAGTTTTATAGCCTGTGATTCCCCTTCAGCTGTTAGTGGCCTGTCTAGCCGGAGTCCTTTTTCACCACAAGGGTCCCACTCATACTCCTctgatcatcatcatttttctGACACCACATCTAGATCTCCAGTAAGTGGGTGTTCCGGAGTTGACGATGGCAATGATTTGAAGTACAAGCTCAGGGAACTCGAAGTTTCACTGCTAGGTCCGGAATCAGATATTGTTGACAGCCATTATTGTTGTTACAAGAGTGACGTGGCAAGGTGGAACGAGAAAGAAATTTCTGAAATGATACCCAAGCTGAACCTAAAAAATGTCCTCATTTTCTGTGCACATGCAATATCGGAGGAGGATATGTACAAAGCTGCAAACTGGATGGCAGTTTTGGGGCAGATGGTCTCAGTCTCTGGGGATCCAATGCAAAGATTGGGTGCTTACATGTTGGAAGGTCTTAGAGCAAGGTTGGAAAGATCTGGTAGTATGATCTATAAAACCCTGAAGTGTGAGGTACCTACAAGTGAGGAacttatgacatacatgtctATCCTCTATAAGATCTGCCCATACTGGAAGTTTGCTTACTTGTCTTCAAATGTTATTATGAGGCAAGCCTTGCAAAATGAACCAAGAGTGCACATCATAGATTTCCAGATTGCACAGGGTAGTCAGTATATACCTCTCATCCAGGATCTAGCATGTCAGCCCGGAGGACCCCCAGTTATCCGAATCACAGGTGTTGATGATTCCCAATCAAATCATGCGCGTGGAGGAGGACTTCACATAGTAGCGAAAAGGCTCTCAGAAGAGGCTGCAAAATACAATGTGCCGTTCGAGTTCAATGCTGCTGCCATGTCTGGGTGTGAGGTTGAACTGGAAAATCTCAGGATTCAACCCGGAGAAACCATAGCTGTTACCTTTCCATATGTGTTGCACCACATGCCAGATGAGAGTGTGAGTACAGAAAATCACAGGGACCGTTTGCTAAGGCTGGTTAGGAGTTTAAAACCGAAAGTCATGACACTCGTTGAACAAGAATCGAACACCAATACTTCCTCCTTCTACTCAAGGTTTGTGGAGTCTGTAGATTACTATACAGCAATGTTTGAGTCAATTGATGCGGGGTGTCCAAGGGATAACAAACAGCGGATAAATGCAGAGATGCACTGTGTGGCTAGAGACATAGTGAACATGATTGCGTGTGAAGATGCTGAGAGAGTGGAGCGGCATGAACTTCTGGGGAAGTGGAGGGCAAGGCTGATGATGGACGGGTTTACGCCATGCCCATTTGGCCCTTCTGGGATCGGGGAGATCAGAAAACTATTGAATGACTACAATGAGAATTATCGAGTTGAAGAGATTGACAGTGCGCTCTACCTTGGTTGGAAGAAAAGAGCTCTGGTAACTTCATCCGCATGGAGGTGTGCTTATTGA
- the LOC126789484 gene encoding uncharacterized protein LOC126789484, protein MKETLDRSELRRMQREQERERRRIRDRQRRQSMTVEQRERHLARRRRNYQLRRLRAENAKADVQSNQISSGNHEAVSDVQEVTQGLDAVACKASNLNVRRLRLSHVRRLARSASRLGSEVIADHRITGEEVAKSDANNMSCKLWQCSSVMVDVI, encoded by the exons ATGAAGGAGACGTTAGATAGATCAGAGCTGCGCAGAATGCAAAGAGAGCAAGAGCGAGAACGACGCCGTATTAGGGACCGGCAGAGAAGGCAGTCCATGACGGTTGAACAAAGAGAACGACATCTCGCTCGGCGTCGTAGGAACTATCAGCTCAGAAGACTGAGAGCTGAAAATGCCAAAGCTGATGTCCAATCCAATCAAATCAGCAGTGGAAACCATGAAGCTGTGAGCGATGTTCAAGAAGTTACTCAAG GTCTGGATGCTGTGGCGTGTAAAGCCTCTAATTTGAACGTCAGACGGCTGCGGTTGAGTCACGTAAGGCGGCTTGCGCGATCGGCCAGTCGGTTAGGGAGTGAGGTTATTGCTGATCACCGCATTACTGGAGAGGAGGTAGCAAAGAGTGATGCTAATAATATGTCTTGTAAGTTGTGGCAGTGTTCTAGTGTTATGGTGGATGTAATTTAA
- the LOC126789403 gene encoding pumilio homolog 12-like, with protein sequence MDNTNTSPGSSSNVSPTKPQQQSEAYGYPKHEIGFGNSHSVPVPLYSQDIWSGQSDNPAGQFLGSNNLNALSLTRNSNPILDAYAGFQSHEVAEKSGMYSNINWYQSSGILNMGNQCSFGNESMLGSSNIAQMAMTQSGSQNLLDSLLKKDPRVTTKIFEGVYNFLFEVMNDSNGHHLFAKLILSCSDNQLHRIVAMIALNVRLLINTSVSRYGSKSVQRLIKVLEKSPLIDIVIAALSSGFEELMTNRSGSLVILKCLNLNNEKNQKLYETAINHCIPLAQNEKGCIYLNEFITNSKTPYREKLIAAISSKSKFLSQDPSGNFVVQHILGLHNPNFSERICLELRDLYVQLSLQKGGSHVVEKCLNSSGMVHVVTVLLEYEKLCQVARDQYGNYVIQTALKSTKRAKSPLHQMLVSKLLKNPNELMFGFGKKVLGLIHNGIPLE encoded by the exons ATGGACAACACCAATACTTCACCAGGTTCGTCTTCTAATGTCTCTCCAACCAAACCCCAGCAACAATCAGAGGCTTATGGTTATCCCAAACATGAAATCGGGTTTGGAAATTCTCATTCTGTTCCAGTTCCATTATATTCACAAGATATATGGAGCGGCCAAAGTGACAACCCTGCAG GACAATTTTTGGGTTCTAACAACCTGAATGCGCTAAGTTTGACCAGGAATAGTAACCCTATACTAGACGCATATGCTGGCTTTCAATCTCATGAAGTGGCTGAGAAGAGTGGAATGTATTCAAATATTAACTGGTATCAAAGTTCAGGAATATTGAATATGGGGAATCAATGCAGCTTTGGCAATGAATCAATGCTGGGAAGCAGCAATATAGCTCAAATGGCAATGACTCAATCTGGCTCACAGAACTTGCTAGATAGCTTGCTGAAGAAGGACCCCAGAGTAACAACTAAGATATTTGAAGGTGTTTACAATTTCCTATTTGAGGTGATGAATGATTCAAATGGACATCATCTTTTTGCAAAGCTAATTCTGTCATGCAGCGATAACCAGTTACACCGCATTGTAGCAATGATAGCTTTGAATGTCCGATTACTCATCAACACATCAGTCAGCAGATATGG CTCTAAATCAGTTCAGAGGCTGATCAAGGTGCTTGAGAAATCACCATTGATTGACATCGTGATAGCAGCTCTATCCAGTGGATTCGAAGAATTGATGACCAATCGTTCAGGATCCTTGGTTATATTGAAGTGCTTAAACCTCAACAATGAGAAAAATCAG AAACTCTATGAAACTGCTATAAATCATTGCATTCCATTGGCTCAGAATGAAAAGGGTTGTATATACTTGAATGAGTTCATCACCAACAGTAAGACTCCATATAGAGAGAAGCTCATAGCTGCGATCTCAAGCAAATCAAAATTCCTTTCTCAGGATCCTTCAGG GAACTTTGTTGTTCAGCACATCCTCGGACTCCACAATCCCAATTTCAGTGAGCGCATATGTTTGGAGCTGAGAGATCTTTATGTTCAGCTCTCGCTACAAAAAGGTGGCAGTCATGTTGTAGAGAAGTGCTTAAACTCTTCGGGGATGGTTCATGTGGTAACTGTTCTTCTTGAGTATGAAAAACTTTGTCAAGTTGCAAGGGATCAATATGGAAACTACGTGATCCAAACAGCGTTGAAGAGCACAAAGCGCGCAAAGAGTCCCCTTCATCAAATGCTTGTGTCGAAGCTCTTAAAGAATCCGAATGAGCTTATGTTTGGGTTTGGAAAGAAAGTGCTTGGTTTGATTCACAATGGGATCCCACTagagtaa
- the LOC126786674 gene encoding thymidine kinase a-like, translating into MLAISRMKALISTHCIPKTSPLSLWKSIPSYPPTHFKTPNSLQLKPITFSPYASLSSEIAPTGAAEMDAASRRQRSGEIHVIVGPMFAGKTTTLLRRMQSEKGDGSNVAVIKSNKDTRYGMDSIVTHDGVKLPCWALPNLSSFKQKFGLDAYEQLDVIGIDEAQFFGDLYDFCCEAADHDGKKVVVAGLDGDYLRRSFGSVLDIIPLADSVTKLTSRCELCGKPAFFTLRKTQELQTEVIGGADVYMPVCRHHYVNGQVAIQAARVVLESRVHCASCL; encoded by the exons AGGCTCTCATCTCAACCCACTGCATCCCAAAGACCTCACCTTTATCTCTCTGGAAATCAATCCCATCCTACCCACCAACCCATTTCAAAACCCCCAATTCTCTCCAACTAAAGCCCATTACTTTTTCTCCCTATGCATCCCTCTCTTCCGAGATAGCTCCCACCGGCGCTGCTGAAATGGACGCCGCTTCTCGCCGCCAACGCTCCGGTGAGATTCACGTCATCGTTGGCCCAATGTTTGCCGGAAAGACCACCACGCTTCTTCGCAGAATGCAATCCGAGAAAGGCGATGGCAG TAACGTTGCAGTAATCAAATCAAACAAGGATACAAGATATGGAATGGATTCAATTGTGACGCATGATGGGGTTAAATTGCCTTGCTGGGCATTACCTAATTTATCATCATTCAAACAAAAGTTTGGTCTTGATGCATATGAGCAG CTAGATGTAATCGGTATTGATGAAGCTCAGTTTTTTGGAGATCTTTATGATTTCTGCTGTGAAGCTGCTGATCATGATGGCAAAAAAGTAGTAGTTGCTGGACTAGATGGGGACTATTTGAG gaggagcTTTGGTTCAGTGCTTGATATAATTCCCCTTGCTGATTCTGTAACCAAGCTAACATCTCGATGCGAACTTTGTGGAAAACCGGCTTTCTTCACATTACGGAAGACACAGGAGCTGCAGACTGAAGTGATTGGCGGGGCTGATGTATACATGCCTGTATGTCGACATCACTATGTAAATGGACAAGTAGCCATTCAAGCTGCACGAGTTGTCCTGGAATCTCGAGTTCATTGTGCTTCTTGTCTGTAG
- the LOC126788434 gene encoding pentatricopeptide repeat-containing protein At4g16470, producing MDLHVYVVSSFRSGPKCVYKLDKTLKGLCCSGRLAEAVGLLCRTGVKAEPETYALLLQESIIWKEYMKGKRIHAQMIVVGFVGNEYLKTKLLILYAKSGSLGTAHYLFDNLLKKSLVSWNAMIAGYVQNGQEYVGLSLYHKMRQSGFTPDQYTFASVFRACSTLATLEDGKQVHGVMIKCHIVGNVVVNSALMDMYFKCSDLSDGHKVFDTSEIRNAITWTALISGYGQHGRVQEVLDYFHRMKAEGIRPNYVTFIALLSACSHGGLSDEAWEYFSSMTRDYGIQPRRQHYAALVDILGRAGRLEEAYEFVMNSPCKEHSVMWGAFLWACRNHGNRDLLNLAAKQYFKLEAENAGKYVVLSNAYATFGLWDNVAKLRAKMSDTGMIKEPAYSKLELQRETHFFLKGDKYHERSRDIYEMVELINYSLKDSGDVLYVGGS from the exons ATGGATTTGCATGTATATGTTGTATCTT CTTTCAGGTCAGGCCCCAAATGCGTATACAAGCTGGATAAAACTTTGAAGGGACTCTGTTGCTCAGGAAGATTGGCAGAAGCTGTTGGGCTATTGTGTCGTACAGGAGTCAAGGCGGAACCAGAGACTTATGCTCTTCTGTTGCAAGAAAGCATTATTTGGAAAGAGTATatgaaaggaaaaagaattcATGCTCAAATGATAGTTGTGGGATTTGTTGGAAATGAATATCTGAAGACCAAGTTGTTGATCTTGTATGCAAAATCAGGGAGTTTAGGAACCGCTCACTATTTGTTTGATAACTTGCTCAAGAAAAGCTTGGTTTCATGGAATGCAATGATTGCAGGGTATGTGCAAAACGGGCAAGAATATGTGGGGTTGAGTCTTTATCACAAGATGAGACAGAGTGGTTTTACACCAGACCAATATACCTTTGCTTCAGTTTTCAGGGCATGTTCTACTTTGGCAACTCTGGAGGATGGGAAGCAAGTTCACGGTGTCATGATAAAATGCCACATTGTAGGGAATGTTGTAGTCAATAGTGCCCTCATGGATATGTACTTTAAATGTAGTGATTTATCTGATGGGCATAAGGTATTTGACACATCTGAAATTAGGAATGCCATTACGTGGACTGCTCTAATATCTGGGTATGGTCAACATGGAAGGGTCCAAGAGGTCTTAGATTATTTTCACAGGATGAAAGCTGAAGGTATCAGGCCAAACTATGTTACTTTTATTGCACTTCTTTCTGCATGTAGTCACGGAGGTTTGTCTGATGAGGCTTGGGAATATTTTTCTTCCATGACAAGAGATTATGGAATTCAGCCAAGACGCCAGCATTATGCAGCTTTGGTTGACATTTTAGGACGTGCTGGGAGGTTAGAAGAAGCCTATGAGTTTGTTATGAACTCTCCTTGTAAGGAGCACTCAGTGATGTGGGGTGCTTTTCTTTGGGCTTGTAGAAATCATGGAAACAGAGACTTGTTGAACCTTGCAGCAAAGCAGTACTTTAAACTGGAAGCAGAGAATGCTGGAAAGTATGTCGTCTTGTCTAATGCTTATGCCACCTTTGGGCTGTGGGACAATGTTGCTAAGCTTAGGGCTAAGATGAGTGACACAGGGATGATAAAGGAGCCTGCCTACAGCAAACTAGAGCTTCAAAGGGAGACCCACTTCTTTCTTAAGGGTGATAAATATCATGAACGGTCCAGGGATATTTATGAGATGGTTGAATTGATTAACTACTCTCTAAAGGATTCAGGCGATGTTCTTTATGTAGGTGGGAGCTAA